A DNA window from Aquarana catesbeiana isolate 2022-GZ linkage group LG01, ASM4218655v1, whole genome shotgun sequence contains the following coding sequences:
- the LOC141124135 gene encoding uncharacterized protein: MWRCSRYMFCTMSVFVCVSVFYYSYHIELEQLMRSQKLPITIVKMNSQELPIATDTITALYSRTFIISPYYEPRVGLSVRVIAIIHVSVKELYCIFHCSSNQSVFMRAQIDHHSDRFGFPFGTTDLLCAEPSGCDYTYISFSSTVSTNTSQSLLFEVRNRPPQPISSNFTICISTLYGNYNNVLQMIQSIEMYKILGASRVTIYNTNCSQDVDKVLRHYIDEGILEVVPWPIDRHLRTTNEWRYSKGLNAEIGYFGQTATLNDCLYRNMYKSKFVLLNDIDEIILPVKDWDWSSLMERLQNKHPDTSVFCIQNHVFPTSVNIAEFDKWSHVPGVNILSHALPVRWLYLNNRKMIVNPRDIFQTSIHLILKHRRNWRNIGQDLAILFHCRRENGVNVKDLAPDDRLMRYKLSLVPNVDKVIQKLFPRQ, encoded by the coding sequence ATGTGGAGGTGTTCAAGATACATGTTCTGTACAATGTCGGTGTTTGTGTGTGTTTCTGTCTTTTATTACTCCTACCATATAGAACTTGAACAACTGATGAGATCTCAGAAACTTCCCATTACCATAGTGAAGATGAATTCCCAGGAACTTCCCATTGCCACAGACACAATTACAGCTCTGTATAGTCGAACATTTATCATCTCTCCGTATTATGAGCCTAGAGTTGGTCTATCAGTCCGGGTCATCGCCATCATCCATGTATCTGTGAAGGAACTCTACTGTATCTTCCATTGTTCCTCCAATCAGAGTGTCTTCATGAGGGCACAAATAGATCATCACAGTGACAGATTTGGGTTCCCATTTGGGACAACAGATCTCCTATGTGCAGAACCTTCTGGGTGTGATTACACTTATATATCTTTCTCTTCAACTGTCTCCACAAATACAAGTCAGAGCCTCCTGTTTGAAGTCAGGAACCGTCCACCACAGCCAATCTCCTCCAATTTCACCATCTGTATCTCTACTTTGTATGGAAACTACAACAATGTCCTCCAGATGATCCAGAGTATTGAGATGTACAAAATTCTGGGGGCCTCTAGAGTGACCATCTATAACACCAACTGTTCCCAGGATGTAGATAAGGTGTTACGTCATTACATTGATGAAGGAATTCTAGAGGTGGTGCCATGGCCAATAGACCGCCATCTTCGAACAACAAATGAATGGCGTTATTCCAAAGGACTCAACGCTGAGATTGGTTATTTTGGACAAACTGCAACTTTGAATGATTGTCTATACAGGAACATGTACAAAAGTAAGTTTGTTCTCCTTAATGACATTGATGAAATTATTCTTCCAGTCAAGGACTGGGACTGGTCATCACTGATGGAGAGGCTCCAGAATAAACACCCAGATACAAGTGTCTTTTGCATTCAGAATCATGTCTTCCCCACTTCAGTCAACATCGCTGAATTTGACAAGTGGTCTCATGTTCCTGGGGTCAATATTCTCTCTCATGCTCTCCCTGTAAGGTGGCTATACCTCAATAACCGCAAAATGATTGTGAATCCCCGAGACATATTTCAGACCTCCATACATTTAATTCTAAAACACAGAAGGAATTGGAGGAATATAGGACAAGATTTGGCCATTCTCTTCCACTGTAGGAGAGAGAACGGTGTCAATGTAAAGGACCTTGCTCCAGATGATAGGTTAATGAGATACAAGCTGTCCTTAGTGCCCAATGTAGATAAGGTGATTCAGAAACTTTTCCCTCGGCAATAA